One region of Cherax quadricarinatus isolate ZL_2023a chromosome 93, ASM3850222v1, whole genome shotgun sequence genomic DNA includes:
- the LOC138855415 gene encoding coiled-coil domain-containing protein 170, with product MLRRKLALTEDAARASRHLQEERDDLIAKYKRQCRMVERLNGEVSDARLQMRDLKAQLTDAADEKSRGTQQQKKIEELTAKVNELDNIRSRQQKKITHLKEQVKAHGEQMLEERRINESNLDGITQDMALTKQAVRDLTRREKQLTEFRRAVVELMGMDGEPGVEGDYETICRLERIVGAHRELTDLSRRLDELTGPSRPNSARTLTSRSPPLRSPSRQCPMAATYKTDTSPRLVLDQGYLDMSEELRALADDAHNHRPHARAARRPPSAAHSPPPTHCRPPSTHSRTPSPAKHPSTDEEDYS from the exons ATGTTGAGACGTAAACTGGCACTGACAGAGGATGCAGCCAGAGCCTCCAGACACCTTCAGGAGGAGAGAGACGACTTGATAGCCAA ATACAAGCGGCAGTGTAGGATGGTCGAGAGGCTGAATGGTGAGGTGTCGGACGCCAGACTCCAAATGAGAGATCTCAAGGCCCAGCTGACGGATGCTGCGGATGAGAAG AGccgggggacacagcaacagaagAAGATAGAAGAACTAACAGCAAAAGTAAATGAATTAGATAACATCAGATCTCGACAACAGAAAAAAATTACCCATCTTAAGGAGCAG GTGAAGGCACACGGGGAACAGATGCTTGAGGAACGTCGTATAAATGAGTCCAATTTGGACGGAATTACCCAAGACATGGCCCTCACCAAGCAAGCGGTGAGAGACCTCACCAGGAGGGAGAAACAG CTGACAGAGTTCCGTCGAGCGGTGGTGGAACTGATGGGAATGGACGGTGAACCCGGTGTAGAAGGTGACTATGAGACCATATGTCGCCTGGAACGCATCGTTGGAGCACACAGGGAACTTACAGACCTTTCCAGGAGGCTGGATGAACTTACAGGACCTTCCAGACCCAACAG TGCCAGGACCCTGACCAGTCGTTCACCTCCCCTGAGGTCACCTTCACGACAGTGCCCCATGGCAGCCACTTACAAGACTGACACTTCCCCCAG gttggTCCTGGATCAAGGTTATCTGGATATGTCTGAGGAACTCAGAGCCCTGGCAGACGACGCCCACAACCACCGCCCACACGCCCGTGCCGCCCGCCGCCCACCCTCAGCCGCCCACTCTCCACCGCCCACTCACTGccgaccaccctccacccactccaGGACGCCCAGCCCTGCCAAACATCCTTCTACTGACGAGGAGGATTATAGCTAG